From the genome of Acinetobacter sp. TR3:
AGTTATGCAGTAACAGCACAACAATTCAGCGAGCACATCGATTGGTTACAAAATAATGGTTATCACTTTATTAATGTCGATCAACTGATTAAAGCACATCAGGGCAAATACACTTTACCAACTAAACCTGTGTTATTGACAGTAGATGATGGTTATCAGTCTTTTTATCAAAATGCCTATCCAATTGTACGTGCGAAAAAAATTCCAGTTGTATTAGCAGTTGTCGGTTCTTGGTTAGAACCAAAAGCTAATCAGAAAGTGGACTTTGGTGGGGAAGAGATTACGCGCAATAAAATTTTGAGTTGGAATGAACTCAAAGAAATGCAAAATAGTGGCTTAGTTGAGATTGCAAGTCATAGCTACCATTTGCATCGAGGAGTAAACGCAAACCCTCAAGGTAATTCAGAACCAGCAGCGATTACTCGAATTTATGATTCAAATACGAAAACTTATGAAAGTGATGCAAATTATCAAGCACGTGTTTATCAAGATTTAAAGAAAAATAATGAATTATTGCAGGCACACGGTTTACGTTCACCACGTGTCATGGTTTGGCCTTATGGTCGTTATAATATGCAATTAGTTCAAATTTCTAAACAATTGGGTATGCCGATTACCATTACTTTGGACGATGGTGCTGATCATGCCAAACAATCGATCCAAAATATGGGGCGTATTTTAATTCAAGGAAATATGTCAACCAATGCCTTGGCACAAGAAATAAAGAACCGCGAACTGAATTTGAACGATAATAATCGTCCGCAAAAGATCATGCATGTGGATTTAGATTACATCTATGATCCAGACCCACAACAACAGGAACGCAATTTAGGTAATCTGTTAGATCGTATCAATGGGATGGGAGTAAAGACAGTTTACTTACAAGCATTCTCAGATCCTGATGCTAATGGCTCTGCGGATATGGTGTATTTCCCAAATCGCCATATTCCAATGCGTGCGGATTTATTTAACCGAGTAGCTTGGCAAATTCAAACACGTACGCCAGTACAGCGTTTGTATGCTTGGATGCCTTTACTTGCATGGGAATTACCTAAATCAGATCCAGTGTCAAAGGATTTAGTTGTCACGCAACAAGCAAAAGCGGGCGAGCATTTGAATATGGGATATATCCGCTTAAGCCCATATTCACCAAAAGCAAGACAAACCATTAAAGAGATTTATCAAGATCTTGCAAAATCAACGCCATTTGATGGTCTGTTATTTCATGATGATGTGACATTATCTGATTATGAAGATGCAAGTCCTCAAGCACTAGCAGCCTATGCGAAACAAGGTTTGCCAACGGATCTGGCTAAAATACGAAATAATGACGACAAGTTACAGAAATGGACTGCTTATAAAACGCGTACCCTAGATGATTTTGCAATGGAGCTAGCGGGTGAGGTGCGTCGATATCAGCCTTATTTGATGACTGCACGTAATTTGTATGCGCAAGTTGCCCTTAACCCGTATGCCGAAAATTGGTACGCACAATCTTTGGAAGAGTCATTAAAACGCTATGATTTCACAGCGATTATGGCAATGCCTTATATGGAGCAATCAGATAATCCCGAAAAATTTTATACGGATATTATGAATCGAGTGAAACAGTATCCTAATGGGATTAAAAAGACGGTCATGGAGTTACAAGCAATTAATTGGCGTAATGATCAGAAGATCCCTTCAGAAGAAATGGCTGCAACGATTAAATCACTTTATCAACAAGGTGCGATGCACATTGCATATTATCCTGACGATCCGATTAAAGAACACCCAGATGTAGAAACTATGCGTAAGGCTTTTGCTTTAAAATCATCACAATTAGTACCATAACGGAGTAATGTGTCGATGAGTATAATTGCTTTATTATGGGCTTATGCCATTAAGTTTGTGTTTTATTATCCATTATTTATGTCTTATTTATGGATGGTAGGGGCAATTATTTTCTACTGGAAAGAGCGCCAAGATCCTCCATATCAGCAGCCAGAAACTTTGCCTGAATATCCTAAAGTTGCTGTACTCGTTCCTTGTTTTAACGAGGGTGATAATGCAGAAGAAACCATTAGTCATGCTTTGCAATTAGATTATCCAAACTTTGAAGTGATTGCGATTAATGATGGTAGTTCTGATAACACGGGCGAAGTGCTGGATCGTCTCGCGGCGCAGCATGAAAAATTACGTGTTGTGCATCTCGCTCAAAACCAAGGTAAAGCCATGGGACTGCAAGCGGGCAGTTTAATGACGGATGCAGAGTTCCTGATCGGGATTGATGGAGATGCTTTACTAGATCCTCATGCAGCACAGTGGATGATGCGCCATTTCCTCGAAGATCCAACTGTGGCAGCCGTAACAGGGAATCCACGTATTCGTACACGTTCAACATTATTGGGACGAATTCAGGTTGGTGAGTTTTCTTCGATTGTTGGCATGATTAAACGAGCGCAACGTACTTTTGGTCGTTTATTCACTGTCTCTGGTGTGATTACAGCCTTTCGTAAAAGTGCTGTACATCAAGTTGACTATTGGTCTCCCAATATGCTGACTGAGGATATTGATATCACTTGGAAATTACAACGTGCTGGTTGGGATGTTCGTTTTGAGCCAAATGCTTTGGTTTGGATTTTGATGCCTGAGACTTTCAATGGTTTGTGGAAACAACGTTTACGTTGGGCGATGGGTGGGGCACAAGTTCTGATAAAGAATATTGATGTGTTCTTTAAACCAAAACTTAATTTTCTCTGGCCATTAATGTTAGAGCTTTGCTTAACATTAGTATGGTCATATTTGATGCTGATTATGGCTGTCATGTGGTTGTTACATTTCGTATTTACAATACCAGCCCTTGCTATCGTCAGTTCACCTTTTTTACCATATGGTAGCGGAATTTTATTAGGTGCGACTTGCTTAATTCAGTTTGCTTTAAGCAAATGGA
Proteins encoded in this window:
- the pgaB gene encoding poly-beta-1,6-N-acetyl-D-glucosamine N-deacetylase PgaB is translated as MTTRLVSPTLKTFLGLMIALVATTATFAENSKIDATTLTVIGYHEITDHKDALIPSYAVTAQQFSEHIDWLQNNGYHFINVDQLIKAHQGKYTLPTKPVLLTVDDGYQSFYQNAYPIVRAKKIPVVLAVVGSWLEPKANQKVDFGGEEITRNKILSWNELKEMQNSGLVEIASHSYHLHRGVNANPQGNSEPAAITRIYDSNTKTYESDANYQARVYQDLKKNNELLQAHGLRSPRVMVWPYGRYNMQLVQISKQLGMPITITLDDGADHAKQSIQNMGRILIQGNMSTNALAQEIKNRELNLNDNNRPQKIMHVDLDYIYDPDPQQQERNLGNLLDRINGMGVKTVYLQAFSDPDANGSADMVYFPNRHIPMRADLFNRVAWQIQTRTPVQRLYAWMPLLAWELPKSDPVSKDLVVTQQAKAGEHLNMGYIRLSPYSPKARQTIKEIYQDLAKSTPFDGLLFHDDVTLSDYEDASPQALAAYAKQGLPTDLAKIRNNDDKLQKWTAYKTRTLDDFAMELAGEVRRYQPYLMTARNLYAQVALNPYAENWYAQSLEESLKRYDFTAIMAMPYMEQSDNPEKFYTDIMNRVKQYPNGIKKTVMELQAINWRNDQKIPSEEMAATIKSLYQQGAMHIAYYPDDPIKEHPDVETMRKAFALKSSQLVP
- the pgaC gene encoding poly-beta-1,6-N-acetyl-D-glucosamine synthase encodes the protein MSIIALLWAYAIKFVFYYPLFMSYLWMVGAIIFYWKERQDPPYQQPETLPEYPKVAVLVPCFNEGDNAEETISHALQLDYPNFEVIAINDGSSDNTGEVLDRLAAQHEKLRVVHLAQNQGKAMGLQAGSLMTDAEFLIGIDGDALLDPHAAQWMMRHFLEDPTVAAVTGNPRIRTRSTLLGRIQVGEFSSIVGMIKRAQRTFGRLFTVSGVITAFRKSAVHQVDYWSPNMLTEDIDITWKLQRAGWDVRFEPNALVWILMPETFNGLWKQRLRWAMGGAQVLIKNIDVFFKPKLNFLWPLMLELCLTLVWSYLMLIMAVMWLLHFVFTIPALAIVSSPFLPYGSGILLGATCLIQFALSKWMDSRYEPSLGKNYYWMIWYPFVFWLITITATIVAFPKVLFRAEEKRARWISPDRGIR